A genomic window from Coleofasciculus sp. FACHB-T130 includes:
- a CDS encoding metal-sensitive transcriptional regulator — protein MIGSNPLTDETLPVHGRSHTHEHGDEESPHHHVHSEESLRRVVNRLSRIEGHVRGIKNMVQESESCPKVLVQIAAVRGALDRVARIILDEHLTECIARAAEEGNIEVEIEKLKEALDRFLP, from the coding sequence ATGATTGGATCGAATCCGCTAACTGACGAAACCTTGCCCGTCCACGGTCGTTCACATACCCACGAGCATGGGGATGAAGAGTCTCCCCATCATCATGTCCACAGCGAAGAATCACTGCGGCGGGTTGTTAATCGCTTGTCTCGGATTGAAGGACACGTCCGAGGCATCAAAAATATGGTGCAGGAAAGCGAATCCTGCCCCAAAGTTCTCGTGCAGATTGCTGCTGTGCGGGGTGCCCTAGATCGGGTGGCGCGGATAATTTTGGATGAACATTTAACTGAGTGTATTGCCCGCGCAGCTGAAGAAGGCAATATTGAAGTTGAAATTGAAAAGCTAAAAGAAGCTTTGGATCGATTTTTGCCTTAG